A genomic segment from Aegilops tauschii subsp. strangulata cultivar AL8/78 chromosome 1, Aet v6.0, whole genome shotgun sequence encodes:
- the LOC109755144 gene encoding homeobox-leucine zipper protein HAT4: MEMTVNGRDTEHHLGLGLGLGLSLGMSGTTSPVEPAAPQHAVTAAAPSTLGRQQQLSWNGAGLFFPASSGEQRSHADDRRLAALACHEMPFLRGIDVNRAPATGGARGSCAASEDEEPGASSPDSTLSSLSGKRGAPTRSGGGEQERAGAGSDDEDDSGAGGAGSRKKLRLSKDQSAVLEDSFKEHSTLNPKQKAALARQLGLRPRQVEVWFQNRRARTKLKQTEVDCESLKRCCETLTEENRRLQREVQELRALKLLAPPAPHLYMRAPPPTTLTMCPSCERVAPSGKPVVDESRAAMVTRAVPTGPWGPVPVLPVFLGRPAQRS; the protein is encoded by the exons ATGGAGATGACTGTTAACGGGAGAGACACCGAGCACCACCTCGGCCTCGGCCTCGGGCTCGGGCTCAGTCTCGGCATGTCCGGCACGACGTCTCCCGTGGAGCCGGCGGCGCCCCAGCATGCTGTGACTGCTGCTGCGCCGTCGACGCTGGGGCGGCAGCAGCAGCTGTCCTGGAATGGCGCCGGCCTCTTCTTTCCGGCCTCCTCCGGCGAGCAACGCTCGCATGCAGATGATCGGAGGCTGGCGGCGTTGGCGTGCCACGAGATGCCGTTCCTGCGCGGGATCGACGTCAACCGGGCGCCGGCCACGGGGGGCGCGAGGGGCAGCTGCGCCGCCAGCGAGGACGAGGAGCCCGGCGCGTCGTCGCCCGACAGCACGCTGTCCAGCCTCAGCGGCAAGCGCGGCGCGCCAACGAGGAGCGGCGGCGGGGAGCAGGAGCGCGCCGGCGCGGGCAGCGACGACGAGGACGACAGCGGGGCCGGCGGCGCCGGGTCGCGCAAGAAGCTCCGGCTGTCCAAGGACCAGTCCGCCGTCCTCGAGGACAGCTTCAAGGAGCACAGCACCCTCAACCCC AAGCAGAAGGCGGCGCTGGCGAGGCAGCTGGGGCTGCGGCCGCGGCAGGTGGAGGTGTGGTTCCAGAACCGGAGGGCGAGGACGAAGCTGAAGCAGACGGAGGTGGACTGCGAGTCGCTCAAGCGCTGCTGCGAGACGCTCACGGAGGAGAACCGCCGGCTGCAACGGGAGGTGCAGGAGCTGCGCGCGCTCAAGCTGCTCGCCCCGCCGGCGCCGCACCTCTACATGCGCGCGCCGCCGCCCACCACGCTCACCATGTGCCCCTCCTGCGAGCGCGTCGCGCCCTCCGGCAAGCCGGTCGTCGACGAGAGCCGCGCCGCCATGGTGACCCGGGCCGTGCCGACCGGGCCGTGGGGCCCCGTCCCGGTGCTGCCCGTGTTCCTGGGCAGGCCGGCCCAGAGGTCATGA